One genomic segment of Caldimonas brevitalea includes these proteins:
- a CDS encoding DUF4902 domain-containing protein, whose protein sequence is MHDDVRRDFPAAAARRPAPPALATSFTLNVGPPSQPDDGYLRLTWAIVMSTRFTHLFSGLDIDLQARPRCGEAMPSIMGYTEWVSCEAPMVSLGWDWQVDPGSGLPMLLAPGVRSNLMLVDERRSDLGPALTMQLLNERLNALDWQLTVAQAVGIAPPG, encoded by the coding sequence GTGCACGACGACGTGCGCCGCGACTTCCCCGCGGCAGCGGCGCGTCGGCCTGCACCGCCAGCGCTCGCCACCTCGTTCACCCTGAACGTCGGCCCGCCCTCACAACCCGACGACGGCTACCTGCGGCTGACGTGGGCGATCGTGATGTCGACGCGCTTCACTCACTTGTTCTCCGGCCTTGACATCGACCTGCAGGCACGACCACGCTGCGGCGAGGCCATGCCAAGCATCATGGGGTACACCGAGTGGGTCAGTTGTGAAGCCCCGATGGTGTCGCTGGGCTGGGACTGGCAAGTTGATCCCGGCAGCGGGCTGCCGATGCTGCTCGCGCCCGGGGTGAGGAGCAATTTGATGCTGGTCGACGAGCGCCGGTCCGACCTGGGGCCGGCGCTGACGATGCAGTTATTGAACGAACGCCTGAATGCCCTGGACTGGCAGCTGACAGTTGCCCAGGCCGTGGGCATCGCGCCGCCCGGATGA
- a CDS encoding autoinducer binding domain-containing protein, producing the protein MKAWQEEDIHSLLTIGSEAELFSRLTLTIGSEAELFSRLTSVAQDLGFDFCAYGLRMPLPLSNPRIAMFNNYPLSWQQRYQERGYVAVDPTVHHGMRSSLPLVWSDSVFASSRELWEEARSFGLKVGWALAYRDPNGIRSLLTLSRSSGELTSTELKTKMSKMYWLAQVGHQGMSDRVSTRLMPEFDIRLSERETEVLRWTADGKTSNEVADILNISERTVNFHISNAMGKLGASNKTAAAIRAAVLGFL; encoded by the coding sequence ATGAAAGCGTGGCAGGAGGAAGATATCCACTCCTTGCTGACGATCGGTTCGGAGGCGGAGCTGTTTTCGCGGCTCACTTTGACGATCGGTTCGGAGGCGGAGCTGTTTTCGCGGCTCACTTCTGTGGCCCAGGATCTCGGCTTCGATTTCTGCGCGTACGGCTTGCGCATGCCGTTGCCGCTTTCCAACCCGCGCATCGCGATGTTCAATAACTATCCGCTCAGCTGGCAGCAGCGTTACCAGGAGCGGGGTTATGTCGCAGTCGACCCGACAGTGCACCACGGCATGCGTTCATCGCTGCCGCTGGTCTGGTCCGACAGCGTCTTTGCATCCAGCCGCGAGTTGTGGGAAGAGGCACGGTCGTTCGGCCTGAAGGTGGGCTGGGCGCTGGCGTATCGAGATCCGAACGGGATTCGCAGCCTGCTGACGCTCTCGCGTTCCAGCGGCGAACTGACGTCGACGGAGTTGAAGACCAAGATGTCGAAGATGTACTGGCTGGCGCAGGTGGGCCACCAGGGCATGAGCGACCGTGTTTCAACTCGCTTGATGCCGGAGTTCGATATCCGGTTGAGCGAGCGCGAGACGGAGGTGTTGCGGTGGACCGCCGACGGCAAGACCTCGAACGAAGTCGCTGACATCTTGAACATTTCAGAGCGCACCGTGAATTTCCACATCAGCAATGCCATGGGCAAGCTCGGTGCGAGCAACAAGACGGCGGCCGCGATCCGTGCGGCAGTGCTCGGTTTTCTCTGA